The stretch of DNA GATAGTAAAGATTTTTTTAAAGGATCATTTGATctagataattataattacgaagattatgatgatgatgataataataataataataatattaaatgtgATAATGAAATGATTGTAAAGGACCAGAAGAAAAgtgatttttattattataagtcTCTTCCTAATCGAGATGAAGAAATGacagaaaatgaaaagaaaggGATTCTTGCAAGACATAATGAAGTGGTTGCTGATGAGATGGTCAACAACAATAAcaataacaacaacaacaataataataataataataataatagttgtAGTAGTAATAtttgtaattataataataacaatatcaATAATGTTCTTGATAGTAATACTCCGAGCGATGAAGATATGGAAGgttgtaattatataaagagaAACAAaagtattaatataataaaccaTTTTAGAAATAGCTTCTtcaatgaaaatataaataatatatgttcttGTCATAACATTAgtgattttattaaaaaaagtttTCTGAATGAAAatcaaataaagatatatttgtATCAACTAATAAGAGCCACATTATATCTTCATAGTCTTTGTATAACTCATAGAGATATAAAACCACAAaatatacttatttttttaaataaaacaaataaaattaaaaggaataacacatatataaataataataaatgtcttatatgtatacaaaataattttaatattcaatatataatgaagaaaaaatataataatcaatTCAACATGTTTGAATTTAATAAGGACATGAATCAAAATCGTGATCAAATATCTAATGTTGTTAATGAATCTAGTTGTAATAAATTatctaattataataatcaatataatgatgatagcATATCGAAGAGTGAACAACATTATTGTGATGAAATaaacaataatgataatatgaatgatccAAGTTGTAACGtatcaaatattaaaaataatttacatgATAACAGTAAGAAAGAAAATGAcactataaataatatacaatgtAATGAtactttttctttaaaaaataaaaaacaagaTGATTTACTTGTTTGTAAAAAtagtgataaaaaaaatgatgtaaTTGTAGAACAAACACAATTATGTGGTAAGGATAAATATGAAGGAATTACAACTGGTtcaaatgattataataaatatgataattattgtaacaataataataatttcatgAATACAGATGACTGTTCATCTAAGAATAATTTACGATTAAAACGTTTAGTAAGTATGacaaatttaaatgaaagaaattattatatgataataaatgataataaggaTAAGATATGTGATAAATCGTTAAAATACGATGATGAtgtaacaaataaaaaaaataaagcaaATATAGATAAATCAGAGAATGATAATAGTTTAGAAAATAAGGTTACTCAAATGACATCacaaagtaataataatagtggaGATGATCATAATGATGTtaatgataattttaatgataatGTTAATGATAAtgttaatgataatgatggtGATGATTTTAATCATGATGATCTATCTGATCAACAAAGTTTAGATagcttatatataaatagcctaatgtataaatatataaaattatgtgATTTTAATACCTCtataaaattaaaggaaaattataaatatttcagTTATGTCTGTTCGAGATATTATAGGGCACCAGAATTATTATTCGGTTCAAATTATTATAGTCAAGCAATAGATACATGGTCAATAGGTGtgttgaaagaaaaaaaaatatatatatatatatatatatatatataaaagcatgtatacatatatatttatacatatatatatttttatatattcatttattttcatatatattataattcccTTTTTATGTTAGGATGTGTTATGGGGGAGCTACTTTTAGGGAAGCCTTTATTTTTAGGTGAGTGCGCATCAGACCAACTagtagaaataataaaaattttaggAACACCCAATGATGAagattttttatcatttagaagtgtatataagaatataaaatttccAGATATTAAACCTATAACATTAGAAAAGGTTATAAGTCATAATTGTTCAAAAGAAAGTTTAGATTTATTATCAGAATTATTACAATTTAATCCACAAAAGAGAATAAAATTATGTCATGCACTtttacataattattttgatgATATAAGAAATTTAAAAGTATTTCATAAAGATATCAATACATtccaaaaatataaattaccatataatacaaactgttttaattttacaaaagaagaattattacattttacAATAGAAGaaaggaaaatattaataccTCAACATGTAAGACAATATAAATCAGAAGAAGTAATGCAATATATTGACATGACTCCTGATCATTTTGATAAACTATATCCAAATAAAATACACTTAACATGTTAAACGAAGCACAACatgaatatgtataaatatatatatatatatatatatttatatatttatttatttatatttttatgactTCTTTTAATTAATGTAACACATGTAAAATTTTTGaattcttatttattatatattcatatatatttacttttatatatatatttttttttttttttttttggttctTTGTTCTTCTCAATATGAACACACATAAtttgtaaataaaatttattttaattattatgatttcatttttactttttttgtgattaataataatacaccttttgaaattttattttattttacatatttttgaatttgtttattaatacatacaATTTTGAAAACgtcaaaaatttttatttcaaaaaaaaaaaaacatgctctataaatatattattatatataaggttatatataacaaaactTCTGTTTTGCttttttatgaattataatctaaaaataatattataaaaagccTATTCAGATTATTTCAAAATACATATGTTgtatgcatatatttatttgtattaaaaaaaaaataataataaataatacaaggacataaaaaaaaatatatattcatacaatataatgttttaatatgttgtatcataaatatataaatgaacctACAAATGAATCATTTCAAGAAttttagatataaataatgaaaaaaataaaataataaatgatattgtaaataatgtaatatttataaaatatataatgaaataaatattatatatataacaatatgtataccattatatattaataaaaattattccccttcatttatatcacataaaacatatatatataatatatat from Plasmodium sp. gorilla clade G2 genome assembly, chromosome: 8 encodes:
- a CDS encoding protein kinase 1, which produces MDLIKIYKRNEIIKDYVNIYFDDEKLENSNKNLSYKILHIIGNGVYGVVYKADCLNNCSVVALKQTYQKSTRIFKEIEIMKKLKHPNIVKLKHAFYTTTNDGGVYVHMAMEYGNTDLASSLYYITLKDSKDFFKGSFDLDNYNYEDYDDDDNNNNNNIKCDNEMIVKDQKKSDFYYYKSLPNRDEEMTENEKKGILARHNEVVADEMVNNNNNNNNNNNNNNNNNSCSSNICNYNNNNINNVLDSNTPSDEDMEGCNYIKRNKSINIINHFRNSFFNENINNICSCHNISDFIKKSFLNENQIKIYLYQLIRATLYLHSLCITHRDIKPQNILIFLNKTNKIKRNNTYINNNKCLICIQNNFNIQYIMKKKYNNQFNMFEFNKDMNQNRDQISNVVNESSCNKLSNYNNQYNDDSISKSEQHYCDEINNNDNMNDPSCNVSNIKNNLHDNSKKENDTINNIQCNDTFSLKNKKQDDLLVCKNSDKKNDVIVEQTQLCGKDKYEGITTGSNDYNKYDNYCNNNNNFMNTDDCSSKNNLRLKRLVSMTNLNERNYYMIINDNKDKICDKSLKYDDDVTNKKNKANIDKSENDNSLENKVTQMTSQSNNNSGDDHNDVNDNFNDNVNDNVNDNDGDDFNHDDLSDQQSLDSLYINSLMYKYIKLCDFNTSIKLKENYKYFSYVCSRYYRAPELLFGSNYYSQAIDTWSIGCVMGELLLGKPLFLGECASDQLVEIIKILGTPNDEDFLSFRSVYKNIKFPDIKPITLEKVISHNCSKESLDLLSELLQFNPQKRIKLCHALLHNYFDDIRNLKVFHKDINTFQKYKLPYNTNCFNFTKEELLHFTIEERKILIPQHVRQYKSEEVMQYIDMTPDHFDKLYPNKIHLTC